The following proteins are encoded in a genomic region of Arcobacter cloacae:
- the fliS gene encoding flagellar export chaperone FliS, translating into MGIEVYNQQNAISDDPYILVLKLYEGVIKYLSFVKSAMEEGEVEKKFTYINKSIAIFDELRNVLDFDGGEVAYYLDGLYLYQIETLFSAGIDDNINAVNQVMKVTQGLIDAWKEETGL; encoded by the coding sequence ATGGGAATAGAAGTATACAATCAACAAAATGCAATATCTGATGATCCTTATATATTGGTATTAAAACTTTACGAAGGTGTTATAAAATATCTCTCTTTCGTAAAAAGTGCTATGGAAGAAGGAGAAGTTGAAAAAAAGTTTACTTATATAAATAAAAGTATAGCTATTTTTGATGAATTGAGAAATGTATTAGATTTTGATGGTGGGGAAGTTGCTTATTATTTAGATGGTTTATACTTATATCAAATTGAAACTCTATTTAGTGCTGGAATTGATGATAATATCAATGCGGTTAATCAAGTTATGAAAGTTACTCAAGGATTGATTGACGCATGGAAAGAAGAGACAGGTCTATAA
- the tilS gene encoding tRNA lysidine(34) synthetase TilS: MNLDFSAIRNQKNLLAFSAGVDSTALFFLLLKQNISFDIAIVDYNLRIQSKDEISYAKELAIKYNKKIFIKNVKLENNSNFEKTARDIRYKFFEEIILENLYENLITAHQLNDKLEWFMMQLSKGAGLVELIGFNEFEQKENYKIYKPLLNITKDELEIYLKENTHKYFIDNSNFDEKYKRNYFRHNFANKFLEEFSNGVKKSFEYLQNDLNSLNIQINPIKKIEELEIFANQKDDNLNIRTIDLSLKKRGFLLSSSQRDEILKQKEITICHKINISIKEDYIWIVPSSTTTMDKKFKEKCRLLKIPQNIRAYLFLKNIDLKELVF, translated from the coding sequence ATGAACTTAGATTTTAGTGCAATTAGAAATCAAAAAAATCTCTTAGCTTTTTCAGCGGGAGTTGATTCTACTGCACTATTTTTTTTACTCTTAAAACAAAATATTTCTTTTGATATTGCAATTGTTGATTACAACTTAAGAATTCAAAGTAAAGATGAAATCTCTTATGCAAAAGAACTCGCAATAAAATACAATAAAAAAATCTTTATAAAAAATGTAAAACTTGAAAATAACTCAAATTTTGAAAAAACTGCAAGGGATATAAGATATAAATTTTTTGAAGAGATAATTTTAGAAAATTTATATGAAAATTTAATCACAGCACACCAATTAAACGATAAATTAGAGTGGTTTATGATGCAATTAAGTAAAGGTGCTGGATTAGTCGAACTTATTGGATTTAATGAATTTGAACAAAAAGAGAATTACAAAATTTATAAACCACTTTTAAATATCACTAAAGATGAATTAGAAATTTATTTAAAAGAGAATACTCATAAATATTTTATTGATAACTCTAACTTTGATGAGAAATATAAAAGAAACTATTTTAGACATAATTTTGCCAATAAGTTTTTGGAAGAATTTAGTAATGGAGTAAAAAAATCTTTTGAATATCTACAAAATGATTTAAACTCTTTAAATATTCAAATAAATCCTATAAAAAAAATAGAAGAATTAGAAATATTTGCAAACCAAAAAGATGATAATTTAAATATCAGAACTATTGATTTAAGTCTTAAAAAAAGAGGGTTTTTACTAAGCAGTTCGCAAAGAGATGAAATTTTAAAACAAAAAGAGATTACAATCTGTCATAAAATAAATATTTCAATTAAAGAAGATTATATTTGGATTGTTCCTAGTTCAACTACAACTATGGATAAAAAATTTAAAGAAAAGTGTAGATTATTAAAAATCCCACAAAATATCAGAGCCTATTTATTTTTAAAAAATATAGACTTAAAAGAGTTAGTTTTTTAA
- the rimO gene encoding 30S ribosomal protein S12 methylthiotransferase RimO, translating to MKFSLKNPKKTLHLVSLGCTKNLVDSEIMLGKLKDYTITNDASSADVIIVNTCGFIDSAKQESLNTIFNLHDERKKESVLVMAGCLSERYQGELQKELPEIDVFTGVGDYDKIDLLVNEKRSAFSNEVFLASDENERVITGSSYHAYVKLSEGCNQACSFCAIPSFKGKLHSRTLESLIKEVKSLVSKGYVDFSFVSQDSSSFLRDQDIKNGLELLIDEVEKIEGIKTARILYLYPSTTTLSLIDKIADSKVFVNYFDMPLQHITPSMLKIMKRGKGVEKLNELMNHMRSKPNSFVRTTFIAGHPGETIEDHEALCKYIKEFKFDRANVFSYSTEEGTTAALSKDLIEQEIIDARAEEIGEIIALTTAESLENEVGKIFEVYVDGESDEHEYLLSARKTLWAPDIDGEIYINDNELGENEQIKFGQIYTVKVTELVGDKLLATVIK from the coding sequence ATGAAATTTTCACTGAAAAATCCTAAAAAAACTCTACATTTAGTAAGCCTTGGTTGTACTAAAAATCTTGTAGATTCAGAGATTATGTTAGGTAAATTAAAAGATTATACAATCACAAATGATGCATCAAGTGCTGATGTTATTATTGTAAATACATGTGGATTTATTGATAGTGCAAAACAAGAGAGTTTAAATACAATTTTTAACCTTCATGATGAAAGAAAAAAAGAGTCAGTTTTAGTAATGGCTGGATGTTTAAGTGAAAGATACCAAGGTGAACTTCAAAAAGAGTTACCAGAAATTGATGTTTTCACTGGTGTTGGAGATTATGATAAAATAGATTTACTTGTGAATGAAAAAAGAAGTGCCTTTTCAAATGAAGTATTTTTGGCTAGCGATGAAAACGAAAGAGTAATTACTGGTTCTTCATATCATGCTTATGTAAAACTAAGTGAGGGGTGTAATCAAGCTTGTTCATTTTGTGCAATCCCATCGTTTAAAGGAAAACTTCACTCAAGAACTTTAGAATCACTTATAAAAGAGGTTAAATCACTTGTATCAAAAGGATATGTTGACTTTTCATTTGTATCACAAGATTCATCTTCATTTTTACGAGACCAAGATATAAAAAATGGTCTTGAACTTTTAATTGATGAAGTTGAAAAAATTGAAGGAATTAAAACGGCTAGAATTTTATATCTTTATCCATCAACTACAACTTTATCATTGATTGATAAAATCGCTGACTCAAAAGTGTTTGTAAACTACTTTGATATGCCTTTACAACATATAACTCCATCAATGCTTAAAATCATGAAAAGAGGAAAAGGTGTTGAAAAACTAAATGAACTTATGAATCATATGAGAAGTAAACCAAACTCTTTTGTAAGAACTACATTTATTGCTGGACACCCAGGTGAAACTATTGAAGACCATGAAGCACTTTGTAAATATATAAAAGAGTTCAAATTCGATAGAGCAAATGTATTTTCATATTCAACTGAAGAAGGAACAACCGCTGCTCTTTCTAAAGATTTAATTGAACAAGAGATTATTGATGCAAGAGCAGAAGAGATTGGTGAAATAATCGCTTTGACGACTGCTGAATCACTAGAAAATGAAGTTGGAAAAATCTTTGAAGTTTATGTTGATGGTGAAAGTGACGAACATGAATATCTATTAAGTGCTAGAAAAACTCTTTGGGCGCCAGACATTGATGGAGAAATTTACATCAATGATAATGAACTAGGGGAAAATGAACAAATCAAATTTGGACAAATCTATACTGTAAAAGTTACAGAACTTGTTGGAGATAAACTTCTAGCAACTGTTATTAAATAG
- the panC gene encoding pantoate--beta-alanine ligase, with the protein MQVLKTIEELQEIRKNITGTVGFVPTMGALHNGHISLIKQARNENDIVIVSIFVNPTQFLPGEDLDAYPRKDEADKRICQMCKVDYLFMPEISTMYGKEEVLIKAPNKSYILEGKTRPGHFDGVLRVVLKLFNLTQPTNAYFGKKDAQQLSLITQMVKDLFLPINIVPCEIIREDDGLALSSRNVYLDQTQRKDALLISKSLYMAGSLIASGERSVEAVKNKIYEIMKTLDVEYVAIVDREFNELEIIEPKNTVILVVARFGTTRLLDNIWL; encoded by the coding sequence TTGCAAGTTTTAAAAACAATAGAAGAATTGCAAGAAATTAGAAAAAATATCACTGGAACTGTTGGATTTGTACCAACAATGGGAGCATTACATAATGGACATATTTCACTTATTAAACAAGCAAGAAATGAAAATGATATTGTAATTGTTTCAATATTTGTAAATCCTACTCAGTTTTTACCTGGTGAAGATTTAGATGCATATCCAAGAAAGGATGAAGCTGATAAAAGAATTTGTCAAATGTGTAAAGTTGATTATCTTTTTATGCCAGAGATTTCAACTATGTATGGAAAAGAAGAAGTTTTAATAAAAGCTCCAAATAAAAGTTATATTTTAGAGGGGAAAACAAGACCAGGGCATTTTGATGGAGTTTTAAGAGTTGTATTAAAACTATTTAATTTAACACAACCAACAAATGCATATTTTGGAAAAAAAGATGCCCAACAACTTTCACTTATAACTCAAATGGTAAAAGACCTATTTTTACCGATAAATATTGTTCCTTGTGAAATCATTAGAGAAGATGATGGTTTGGCACTAAGTTCTAGAAATGTATATTTAGACCAAACTCAAAGAAAAGATGCTTTATTGATTTCAAAGTCATTATATATGGCTGGTTCTTTAATTGCAAGTGGAGAAAGAAGTGTTGAGGCTGTAAAAAATAAAATATATGAAATCATGAAAACTTTAGATGTTGAATATGTGGCTATTGTTGATAGAGAATTCAATGAACTTGAAATAATAGAACCCAAAAATACAGTTATTTTAGTAGTTGCTAGATTTGGAACAACTAGGCTTTTAGATAATATTTGGCTTTAA
- a CDS encoding ABC transporter permease translates to MKLFFKKLLYLITMLFIISLISFIAINAAPNSFFASGELNPNITPESIEQLKAIYGLDKPLYIQFFSWIYSIIQLDFGISFASGEMVKNEILSRIPVTLTINIISMVLIFIISLYFGIKSALNKNSFFDRFTGQLSLLSFSMPSFYLALLLVLIFAINFEILPIAGLHSVPNDGSLNYYLDYAWHLVLPIFIIVFGGIGSLILYIRGLTLEILKSDYIFFARARGLTQKQILRFYILPNLYPPVITLLGLSLPGIIGGSVILETIFSIDGMGLLFYQSALSHDYPVIMGILIIGAFLTLIGNMIADLVLLKLNPNYEEK, encoded by the coding sequence ATGAAACTATTTTTTAAAAAATTATTATACCTTATCACAATGCTTTTTATAATTAGCCTTATATCTTTTATTGCAATAAATGCTGCTCCAAACTCTTTTTTTGCAAGTGGTGAATTAAATCCAAATATCACTCCTGAATCAATTGAGCAATTAAAAGCCATTTATGGACTTGATAAACCTTTATATATTCAATTTTTCTCTTGGATTTATTCTATTATTCAACTCGATTTTGGAATCTCTTTTGCAAGTGGAGAGATGGTAAAAAATGAGATTTTAAGCCGAATTCCCGTTACACTTACAATAAATATAATTTCAATGGTTTTAATATTTATAATTTCATTATATTTTGGAATTAAATCAGCACTCAATAAAAACTCATTTTTTGATAGATTCACAGGTCAATTATCACTCTTAAGTTTTTCAATGCCTTCTTTTTATTTAGCACTTTTATTGGTTTTAATTTTTGCTATAAATTTTGAGATATTACCAATAGCAGGACTTCATAGTGTTCCAAATGATGGAAGTTTGAATTATTATTTAGATTATGCTTGGCATTTAGTACTTCCTATTTTTATCATTGTTTTTGGAGGAATTGGAAGTTTGATTTTATATATTAGAGGTTTAACTCTTGAGATTTTAAAATCTGATTACATCTTTTTCGCACGTGCTAGAGGATTAACTCAAAAACAGATTTTAAGATTTTATATTTTACCAAATTTATATCCACCAGTTATTACACTTCTTGGGCTTTCACTTCCTGGAATTATTGGTGGTTCTGTGATTTTGGAGACAATTTTTTCAATTGATGGAATGGGATTATTATTTTATCAAAGTGCTTTAAGCCATGATTATCCCGTAATTATGGGGATTTTGATAATTGGTGCCTTTTTGACACTAATTGGTAATATGATTGCAGATTTAGTTTTATTAAAACTAAACCCAAATTATGAAGAAAAATAA
- the acpS gene encoding holo-ACP synthase — protein sequence MIGIDITSVDRIKKMYEKFGLKAYEKFLNPQEIELIKKTETAAGFWAAKEAASKALGTGIGASCGFHDIKISKGELGNPKIKYKKKVRKAFGIKNSYLSITHDSGFAIAVVVNVLK from the coding sequence ATGATAGGTATAGATATAACTTCAGTTGATAGAATAAAAAAAATGTATGAAAAGTTTGGATTAAAGGCTTATGAAAAGTTTTTAAATCCACAGGAAATAGAACTAATAAAAAAAACTGAAACAGCAGCTGGATTTTGGGCTGCAAAAGAAGCAGCCTCTAAAGCACTTGGAACTGGAATTGGTGCCTCTTGTGGTTTTCATGATATAAAAATATCAAAAGGAGAGCTTGGAAATCCAAAAATCAAATATAAGAAAAAAGTTAGAAAGGCTTTTGGTATAAAAAATTCTTATCTTTCAATTACACATGATAGTGGTTTTGCAATTGCTGTTGTTGTAAATGTTTTAAAGTGA
- the ruvX gene encoding Holliday junction resolvase RuvX → MKLASIDVGLKRIGVAICLTSNIVTPQNAILRKNRNQAANDVNAFLKEWEIEKLIVGFPSSSEDTQNRIKHFINLLELKIPFEFQEENMSSHEAEEMMKGEIKHKKDGRIDSLAAKIILERFLAKKPSL, encoded by the coding sequence TTGAAATTAGCCTCTATTGATGTTGGACTCAAAAGAATTGGAGTTGCTATTTGTTTAACTTCAAATATCGTAACTCCTCAAAATGCAATTTTAAGAAAAAACAGAAACCAAGCAGCAAACGATGTAAATGCTTTTTTAAAAGAGTGGGAAATTGAAAAACTAATTGTTGGATTTCCTAGCTCTTCTGAAGATACACAAAATAGAATAAAACATTTTATAAATTTACTTGAACTTAAAATTCCTTTTGAGTTTCAAGAGGAAAATATGAGCTCACATGAAGCAGAAGAGATGATGAAAGGTGAAATTAAACATAAAAAAGATGGTAGAATCGACTCACTTGCTGCTAAAATTATACTTGAGAGATTTTTAGCTAAAAAACCCTCACTTTAA